The Mycolicibacterium smegmatis genome has a window encoding:
- a CDS encoding LacI family DNA-binding transcriptional regulator, with the protein MTESVGQASGSRATLATVAASAGVSIATVSKVLNGRADVAPATRSRVKALLAQHHYVARRTELGDLAAASADRPGPPTVELLFREDFNAYGIEVVQGLLDAGCAAGVAVVVSRRPDDEGDSDGTAQWVSDLAAAGRRAVISVADELPEADIAALHRFGLPLVVIDPLNQPTTRITSVGSTNFSGGLAATQHLLSLGHRRIAYVGGPVTAACNQARLHGYRAAMEEAGAAVVDGYVRTGDFLYDNGLREGSALLDLPEPPTAVFAASDETALGVIEAARSRGLRVPEDLSVVGFDDTQLARLSAPPLTTVRQPLREMGAVAMRTALRLADGDELDSHHVELATQLIARSSTARL; encoded by the coding sequence ATGACCGAGAGCGTCGGCCAGGCCTCGGGTTCACGCGCGACGCTGGCCACTGTCGCCGCCTCGGCCGGCGTCTCGATAGCCACGGTGTCCAAGGTGCTCAACGGCCGTGCCGACGTGGCGCCGGCCACCCGCTCGCGGGTCAAGGCCCTGCTGGCGCAACATCATTACGTCGCGCGGCGCACCGAACTCGGCGACCTGGCCGCGGCGTCCGCGGACCGGCCGGGACCGCCGACAGTCGAACTGCTGTTCCGCGAGGACTTCAACGCCTACGGCATCGAGGTGGTTCAGGGTCTGCTCGACGCAGGCTGCGCGGCCGGGGTCGCCGTGGTCGTGAGCCGTCGTCCCGATGACGAGGGGGACAGCGACGGCACGGCACAGTGGGTGTCCGACCTGGCGGCCGCGGGCAGGCGCGCGGTGATCTCGGTGGCCGACGAACTGCCCGAGGCGGATATCGCCGCGCTGCACCGGTTCGGACTTCCCCTGGTGGTCATCGATCCGCTCAACCAACCGACGACGCGGATCACCAGCGTGGGCTCCACCAACTTCTCCGGTGGACTGGCCGCCACCCAGCACCTGCTGTCGCTCGGGCACCGACGGATCGCGTACGTCGGCGGCCCGGTGACCGCTGCGTGCAACCAGGCCCGCCTGCACGGCTACCGGGCGGCGATGGAGGAGGCGGGCGCCGCCGTCGTCGACGGTTATGTCCGCACCGGAGACTTCCTCTACGACAACGGACTTCGGGAAGGATCCGCGCTGCTCGACCTCCCTGAACCGCCGACGGCGGTCTTCGCGGCCAGCGACGAGACCGCGCTCGGGGTGATCGAGGCCGCCCGCTCCCGGGGCCTGCGGGTGCCCGAGGACCTCAGCGTCGTCGGCTTCGACGACACCCAGTTGGCCAGGTTGTCGGCACCACCGCTGACCACGGTCCGTCAGCCGCTGCGGGAGATGGGGGCGGTCGCCATGCGCACCGCGCTGCGCCTCGCCGACGGCGACGAACTCGACTCACACCACGTCGAGTTGGCCACCCAGTTGATCGCGCGGAGTTCGACCGCCCGTCTGTAG
- a CDS encoding glycoside hydrolase family 3 N-terminal domain-containing protein codes for MTSLRPAEQNSAGAGTVLKPWHDTTLPAAERVELLLAELSLEEKVAQLGSRWVSNDRGTREDDRDAHDFAETAEQEASLNVAPMEDAFALSGSVPLHEAARHGLGHLTRVYGSRPVTPAEGAAELMRQQRTVLEQSRLDIPALVHEECLTGFTAYGATVYPAAIAWGATFDPPLVREMAAAIGRDMAALGVHQGLSPVLDVVRDYRWGRVEETMGEDPYVVSTLGAAYIEGLQSAGVIATLKHFAGYSASRAGRNHAPVPMGRRELADVIFPPFEVAVTVAGAGSVMSAYNDIDGVPASADAWLLTDVLRGQWGFRGTVVSDYWSVPFLAMMHRVAADADESGAAALAAGVDVELPDTVGFGTNIVERVRNGQLPVEFVDRAVRRLLLQKVQLGLLDPGWTPEASVAGAAETDLDAPANRDIARRLAERSVILLDAGSALPLDGPGTQAPGRIAVVGPCAADARTFMGCYAFPNHVLPRYPGRGLGVAVPTVVDALADELSGAQIRYEQGCGVQDPDRSGFTAAVDAAKSADLCIAVVGDLAGMFGNGSSGEGSDAEDLRLPGVQADLLEELLATGVPVVVVVVSGRPYALGAVAGRAAGLIQAFMPGEEGGAAIAGVLSGRVQPGGKLPVQIPRTPGGQPGTYLQPPLGTLGADVSSVDPTPLYPFGYGRSYTTFEVDDLRISSERVPTDGDWTVSVRVRNTGPRDGDEVVQLYLEDPVASVARPTRQLMGYARVTVPAASAVTVTFGLHADRTAFTGRDLTRIVEAGQVDLLVGTSAADIACRGTVRLTGPTRTVGSDRTMLTPVTVVPEDPR; via the coding sequence GTGACGTCACTACGACCGGCCGAGCAGAATTCTGCTGGCGCCGGGACCGTCCTGAAACCATGGCACGACACCACGCTCCCGGCAGCCGAACGGGTGGAATTGCTCCTGGCCGAACTGAGCCTCGAGGAGAAGGTCGCCCAGTTGGGCAGTCGCTGGGTGAGCAACGACCGGGGCACCCGCGAAGACGATCGCGATGCGCATGACTTTGCCGAGACCGCAGAGCAGGAGGCCTCACTCAACGTCGCGCCGATGGAGGACGCCTTCGCGTTGTCAGGCTCGGTCCCGCTGCATGAGGCCGCCCGCCACGGCCTGGGCCATCTCACCCGGGTCTACGGCAGCCGTCCCGTCACCCCCGCCGAAGGCGCCGCCGAACTGATGCGCCAGCAGCGCACCGTGCTCGAACAGTCGCGGTTGGACATCCCGGCACTGGTTCACGAGGAGTGCCTGACCGGTTTCACCGCGTACGGTGCCACGGTGTACCCCGCCGCCATCGCGTGGGGCGCCACCTTCGACCCGCCGCTGGTGCGGGAGATGGCTGCGGCGATCGGCCGCGACATGGCTGCTCTCGGTGTGCACCAAGGGCTTTCACCGGTCCTGGACGTGGTGCGCGACTACCGCTGGGGCCGCGTGGAAGAGACGATGGGTGAAGACCCCTACGTCGTGTCCACTCTCGGCGCGGCGTACATCGAAGGGTTGCAGAGTGCGGGAGTGATCGCCACCCTCAAGCATTTTGCCGGTTACTCGGCATCCCGCGCCGGACGCAACCACGCGCCGGTGCCGATGGGCAGGCGTGAGCTCGCCGACGTCATCTTCCCGCCGTTCGAGGTCGCGGTCACCGTCGCGGGCGCGGGCTCGGTGATGAGCGCATACAACGACATCGACGGAGTTCCGGCATCTGCCGACGCCTGGCTGCTCACCGACGTGCTGCGTGGGCAATGGGGTTTCCGCGGCACCGTGGTCTCCGACTACTGGTCCGTGCCGTTCTTGGCCATGATGCACCGCGTGGCGGCAGATGCCGACGAGTCCGGCGCCGCGGCGCTCGCGGCGGGCGTCGATGTCGAACTGCCCGACACGGTCGGTTTCGGCACCAACATCGTCGAGCGCGTCCGCAACGGCCAGCTACCGGTCGAGTTCGTCGACCGGGCCGTGCGGCGGCTGCTGCTGCAGAAGGTCCAGCTGGGCCTCCTGGATCCCGGCTGGACCCCGGAGGCATCGGTGGCCGGCGCCGCCGAGACCGACCTCGACGCGCCCGCCAACCGAGACATCGCGCGCCGCCTGGCCGAACGCTCCGTCATCCTGCTGGACGCCGGCAGTGCCCTCCCGCTCGACGGGCCGGGCACACAAGCGCCCGGCCGGATCGCCGTCGTCGGCCCGTGCGCGGCTGACGCGCGAACATTCATGGGCTGCTACGCATTTCCCAACCACGTGCTGCCCCGCTACCCGGGGCGCGGGCTCGGCGTGGCGGTGCCCACCGTCGTGGATGCGCTTGCAGACGAACTCTCCGGCGCGCAGATCCGCTACGAGCAGGGCTGCGGAGTGCAGGACCCCGACCGGTCCGGTTTCACCGCCGCGGTCGACGCCGCGAAATCCGCGGATCTGTGCATCGCCGTGGTCGGTGACCTCGCGGGAATGTTCGGAAACGGTTCGTCGGGGGAGGGCAGCGACGCCGAGGACCTACGGCTGCCCGGTGTCCAGGCCGATCTGCTCGAAGAACTGCTCGCGACGGGTGTTCCCGTCGTCGTGGTGGTGGTGTCCGGCCGGCCGTACGCACTCGGCGCCGTGGCAGGCCGGGCGGCCGGCCTTATCCAGGCGTTCATGCCGGGTGAAGAAGGCGGGGCCGCGATCGCGGGCGTGCTGTCGGGACGCGTGCAGCCGGGTGGCAAGCTCCCCGTGCAGATTCCGCGTACCCCGGGCGGGCAGCCCGGCACCTATCTGCAGCCGCCGCTGGGAACGCTGGGCGCCGATGTCAGCAGCGTCGACCCCACGCCGCTGTACCCGTTCGGGTACGGACGCAGCTACACCACCTTCGAGGTCGACGATCTGCGTATCAGCTCCGAACGGGTGCCCACCGATGGCGACTGGACCGTGTCCGTGCGGGTCCGCAACACCGGCCCCCGCGACGGTGACGAGGTGGTGCAGCTGTATCTCGAAGACCCGGTGGCCTCGGTGGCACGCCCGACCCGCCAGCTCATGGGCTATGCGCGCGTGACCGTGCCTGCCGCGTCCGCGGTGACCGTGACGTTCGGCCTGCACGCCGACCGCACGGCGTTCACCGGGCGCGACCTCACCCGGATCGTCGAGGCGGGTCAAGTGGATCTTCTGGTCGGAACGTCGGCCGCCGACATCGCCTGTCGCGGCACCGTCCGGCTGACCGGGCCCACCCGCACGGTCGGATCGGACCGCACCATGCTCACCCCGGTCACCGTGGTACCCGAGGACCCGCGATGA
- a CDS encoding extracellular solute-binding protein has translation MDLKSVDANVVESKADFLPSTSRRAFLAAALSVPLLGALAACGSSGPSRSGGGGGGAPGAASYWFLSSQPQESIRTAAVERFNQANPDQQIQYTAFQNDAYKTKIKTAVGAGQAPTIIFGWGGGTLRSYVDAGQVDDLTSWFDENPAVKDRLFPTAFGPATIDGRIYAMPTEVVQPVVLYYNKEVFDKVGAAPPQSWGDIMDLVPKFNAAGVAPISLAGQSRWPEMMWLEFLFDRLGGPEVFEAAYEGEHNAWSHPAAIDALTKVQELIKADGFVRGFSSVTPDSNADQALLYTGKAAMMLQGSWTYGGMATDGGDFVSSGKLGYMNFPPVDGGTGDPSTTVGNPAQYLSIYSKATDEQKEVAKKFLSTAVLSDQEIKEWIDIGSVPIVQGTQGQLAGSDDADFLEFIYRVSTEAKTFGQSWDQALSPTAAETLLDNIAKLFQLSISPQQFADNMNQATSR, from the coding sequence GTGGATCTCAAATCTGTCGACGCCAATGTTGTTGAGTCCAAGGCTGATTTCTTGCCGAGCACGTCCCGCAGGGCCTTTCTGGCCGCCGCGCTCAGCGTGCCGCTGCTCGGTGCGCTCGCCGCGTGTGGAAGCTCAGGGCCCAGTCGGTCGGGCGGGGGCGGAGGCGGCGCGCCAGGAGCGGCGTCGTACTGGTTTCTCAGCTCCCAACCGCAGGAGTCCATCCGCACCGCCGCGGTGGAGCGCTTCAACCAGGCCAACCCCGACCAGCAGATCCAGTACACCGCATTCCAGAACGACGCCTACAAGACCAAGATCAAGACCGCCGTCGGCGCCGGGCAGGCCCCCACGATCATCTTCGGTTGGGGCGGCGGCACTTTGCGCAGCTACGTCGACGCGGGCCAGGTCGACGACCTGACATCGTGGTTCGACGAGAACCCGGCGGTCAAAGACCGGTTGTTCCCCACGGCTTTCGGGCCCGCGACCATCGACGGCAGGATCTACGCGATGCCCACCGAGGTGGTTCAGCCCGTCGTCCTCTACTACAACAAGGAAGTTTTCGACAAGGTCGGTGCGGCGCCGCCCCAGAGCTGGGGCGACATCATGGATCTGGTGCCGAAGTTCAACGCCGCAGGCGTGGCGCCCATCTCGCTTGCGGGCCAGTCCCGGTGGCCCGAGATGATGTGGCTGGAGTTCCTGTTCGACCGGCTGGGTGGACCCGAGGTGTTCGAGGCGGCCTACGAGGGCGAGCACAACGCCTGGTCGCATCCCGCGGCGATCGATGCGCTGACCAAGGTGCAGGAGTTGATCAAGGCCGACGGTTTCGTCAGGGGATTCTCCTCTGTCACGCCAGATTCCAACGCCGATCAGGCCCTGCTGTACACGGGTAAGGCCGCCATGATGCTGCAAGGCAGCTGGACCTACGGCGGAATGGCCACCGACGGCGGTGATTTCGTGTCCAGCGGCAAATTGGGCTACATGAACTTCCCACCCGTCGACGGGGGCACCGGCGACCCGTCGACCACCGTGGGCAACCCCGCTCAGTACCTGTCGATCTACTCGAAGGCCACCGACGAGCAGAAGGAGGTGGCCAAGAAGTTCCTCAGCACGGCGGTCCTGTCGGACCAGGAGATCAAGGAGTGGATCGACATCGGCAGTGTGCCGATCGTGCAGGGAACGCAGGGCCAGCTGGCCGGCTCGGACGACGCCGATTTCCTGGAGTTCATCTACCGCGTGTCCACCGAGGCCAAGACGTTCGGGCAGTCGTGGGACCAGGCATTGTCACCGACGGCCGCCGAAACGCTGCTCGACAACATCGCCAAGCTGTTCCAGCTCTCGATCAGCCCACAGCAGTTCGCCGACAACATGAACCAGGCCACCAGCAGATGA
- a CDS encoding carbohydrate ABC transporter permease produces MTSATTGFRRQQGHPRSVRDVRVGYLAVPALVFFVAFAVIPLVGVLLLSFTQWDGIGPIQPAGLSSWQSVLTDPSLPHTIWVTFLLMALSWAVQTPASLLIGAFLAGRQRYREWLAVFYFIPLLLSSAAIAITYKALLDPNFGLGVGLGIPLLSQDWLGKDGLALGVVIFIVSWQFVPFHSLIYQGAIQQIPRSMYEAAQLDGAGRCRQFFSITLPQMRHTMVTSSTLMVIGSLTFFDLIFVLTGGGPGDATRVLALDMYRRGFQANLMGPASVIAVILVVVGLVIALVLRRLGGGAPSESRLDGA; encoded by the coding sequence ATGACTTCGGCAACAACCGGATTCCGTCGTCAACAGGGCCACCCGCGCTCCGTACGGGACGTCCGCGTCGGGTACCTCGCCGTACCCGCCCTGGTGTTCTTCGTCGCGTTCGCCGTGATCCCCCTCGTCGGGGTTCTGCTGCTGAGCTTCACCCAGTGGGACGGCATCGGGCCCATCCAGCCTGCCGGATTGTCCAGCTGGCAGTCCGTGCTCACGGACCCGTCTCTGCCACACACCATCTGGGTGACGTTCCTGCTGATGGCGTTGTCGTGGGCGGTGCAGACGCCGGCCAGCCTGCTCATCGGCGCGTTTCTCGCCGGCCGCCAGCGGTACCGGGAATGGCTCGCGGTGTTCTACTTCATCCCGTTGCTGCTGAGCTCGGCCGCCATCGCGATCACCTACAAGGCGCTGCTGGACCCGAATTTCGGGCTCGGTGTGGGGCTGGGCATTCCGCTGCTGAGCCAGGACTGGCTCGGTAAGGACGGATTGGCGCTGGGCGTGGTGATCTTCATCGTGTCGTGGCAGTTCGTGCCGTTCCACTCGCTGATCTACCAGGGCGCCATCCAGCAGATCCCGCGGTCGATGTACGAGGCCGCGCAACTCGACGGTGCGGGCCGGTGCCGCCAGTTCTTCTCCATCACGCTGCCCCAGATGCGCCACACGATGGTCACGTCGTCCACGCTCATGGTGATCGGCTCGCTGACCTTCTTCGACCTGATCTTCGTGCTCACCGGCGGCGGACCCGGCGACGCCACCCGTGTGCTCGCACTCGACATGTACCGACGTGGGTTCCAGGCCAACCTCATGGGCCCGGCCAGCGTGATCGCCGTGATCCTGGTGGTCGTCGGCCTGGTCATCGCGCTGGTGCTACGCCGCCTGGGCGGGGGTGCTCCGTCCGAGAGCCGATTGGACGGTGCCTGA
- a CDS encoding carbohydrate ABC transporter permease — translation MAATLTTGPHRIATPPARPKRQPLRVRRGERPNWVGAVISCVWLAIIMVPIYWIVITSLKSQSNYFATNPLLPSPESNFEQYVFVAQSGFPRYFLNSVVVAAGTVVPTVLLAFMAAYAIVRGNGRFLRWANVIFLSGLAIPLQAVVIPVYLIIIRLHLYDTLLAIILPSIAFAIPLSVLVLANFIRDVPGELFESMSIDGASEWSTLWQLAFPMARPALVTVAVYNGLTVWNGFLLPLVLTQSPDQRTLPLALWSFQGQYSVNVPAVMASVVLSTFPVVVLYVLGRRQLVSGLTAGFSK, via the coding sequence ATGGCTGCGACCCTGACCACCGGACCCCACCGGATCGCGACTCCGCCCGCACGGCCCAAGCGACAACCTCTGCGGGTGCGCCGAGGCGAGCGACCCAATTGGGTCGGTGCGGTCATCTCGTGTGTGTGGCTGGCGATCATCATGGTCCCGATCTACTGGATCGTGATCACCAGCCTGAAGAGCCAGTCCAACTACTTCGCCACCAACCCGTTGCTGCCCTCTCCGGAATCGAACTTCGAGCAGTACGTCTTCGTCGCCCAGTCCGGTTTCCCGCGCTACTTCCTCAACAGCGTCGTCGTCGCCGCCGGGACCGTGGTGCCCACGGTCCTGCTGGCGTTCATGGCGGCGTACGCGATCGTTCGAGGCAACGGACGGTTCCTTCGCTGGGCCAACGTGATCTTCCTGTCCGGACTGGCGATCCCGTTGCAGGCCGTGGTGATCCCCGTGTACCTGATCATCATCAGGCTCCACCTCTACGACACGCTGCTCGCGATCATCCTGCCCTCCATCGCATTTGCCATTCCGCTGTCGGTGCTGGTGCTGGCGAACTTCATCCGGGACGTGCCCGGGGAACTGTTCGAGTCGATGAGCATCGACGGTGCGAGTGAGTGGTCCACGTTGTGGCAGCTCGCCTTTCCGATGGCGCGGCCCGCTCTGGTCACGGTTGCGGTGTACAACGGCCTCACGGTGTGGAACGGCTTTCTTTTGCCACTGGTGCTCACCCAGAGCCCCGATCAGCGGACCCTGCCGCTGGCCCTGTGGTCGTTCCAGGGCCAGTACAGCGTCAACGTGCCCGCGGTCATGGCGTCGGTGGTGCTCAGCACCTTCCCGGTGGTCGTGCTCTACGTGCTGGGCCGCCGCCAGCTGGTCAGCGGCCTGACGGCGGGGTTCAGCAAGTGA
- a CDS encoding (deoxy)nucleoside triphosphate pyrophosphohydrolase yields the protein MTKQIVVAGALISRGTLLVAQRDRPAELAGLWELPGGKVTPGESDADALARELREELGVDVAVGERLGADVALNDAMTLRAYRVTLRSGSPHPHDHRALRWVGADEIDGIAWVPADRAWVPDLVAALSGR from the coding sequence ATGACAAAGCAGATCGTGGTGGCCGGGGCGCTGATCTCGCGTGGGACACTGCTGGTCGCCCAGCGTGACCGCCCGGCCGAGCTGGCGGGGCTGTGGGAACTTCCTGGCGGAAAGGTGACGCCCGGGGAGAGCGACGCCGACGCGCTGGCACGCGAACTCCGCGAGGAACTCGGCGTCGACGTCGCGGTGGGGGAGCGCCTCGGTGCCGACGTCGCGCTCAACGACGCCATGACACTGCGCGCCTACCGGGTCACCCTGCGCTCGGGAAGCCCGCATCCCCATGACCACCGCGCGTTGCGATGGGTGGGTGCCGACGAAATCGACGGCATCGCATGGGTTCCCGCCGATCGGGCGTGGGTGCCCGATCTGGTCGCCGCCCTGTCAGGACGGTAG
- a CDS encoding 4a-hydroxytetrahydrobiopterin dehydratase: MAVLSNDQVDAALPNLPGWERAAGALRRSVKFPTFLDGIDAVRRVAEFAEEKDHHPDIDIRWRTVTFALVTHAAGGITEKDVQMAEEINRILSD, encoded by the coding sequence ATGGCTGTGTTATCGAACGATCAGGTTGATGCCGCACTGCCGAATCTGCCGGGGTGGGAACGCGCCGCAGGGGCCCTGCGGCGCTCGGTGAAGTTTCCGACGTTCCTCGACGGGATCGACGCCGTGCGACGGGTTGCCGAGTTCGCCGAGGAGAAGGACCATCATCCGGATATCGACATCCGTTGGCGGACAGTGACTTTCGCGTTGGTCACGCACGCCGCGGGCGGTATCACGGAAAAGGACGTCCAGATGGCCGAGGAGATCAACCGGATCCTTTCCGACTGA